The following proteins are co-located in the Lycium ferocissimum isolate CSIRO_LF1 unplaced genomic scaffold, AGI_CSIRO_Lferr_CH_V1 ctg5845, whole genome shotgun sequence genome:
- the LOC132045015 gene encoding uncharacterized protein LOC132045015, producing MTITNEVNPTANLSITNENPGSSRERINLNDEEEIALLKLQLDELRGELRQVRDLTHLTVTAFPNPPHFPSLDSPILEHFPPSTRPPPVPLSFSNLPPITPANVPNLPKQTPYIPNYTHTSQNPLPTQTATAPTYPTVQHIPGAHVDTSHEQHVPPVYAAGAPTFTAPVTVRVPFEVDQYAEMERDAKIGEDESIISQLHSLRKEMRSMRVTRGSESLDYDDLCIHPDIGMPVGYKPPKFDVFDGTGDPHAHLRAYCDKLVGVGRNEKLRMKLFIRSLSGEALTWYTRQDPRKWSDWQDMAGDFMTRFGFNTEITPDRFSLSNVQKKSTESFQDYARRWRIEAARVMPPLDESELSKYFIRAQEGIYFEKMMGSMGQKFADLVKMGDFLEEGIKSRKIQSMAALQAASKAIQSGSISGIKKKKEDVSNITPYHQRGESSRPYPTNPQIFAHAPYVPYPVYNAQPHYNPPRAPTYQNPPRPYTPIQAPVHQNRPPYAPRPRPTPEVRNTRTYTPIAEPLA from the coding sequence ATGACTATCACCAACGAAGTCAACCCAACTGCTAACCTTTCCATAACGAATGAAAATCCAGGAAGCTCAAGAGAGAGGATTAATCTGAACGATGAAGAAGAGATCGCTTTGCTAAAGCTACAACTTGACGAACTAAGAGGAGAACTGCGCCAAGTTCGGGACCTGACCCATCTCACTGTGACTGCTTTCCCAAACCCACCTCACTTTCCGTCCTTGGATTCGCCTATTCTAGAACACTTCCCTCCATCTACACGTCCACCTCCAGTACCCCTTTCcttttccaacctacctccgaTCACTCCCGCGAATGTACCAAATCTGCCTAAACAAACCCCTTACATCCCCAACTACACCCATACTTCACAAAACCCACTACCAACCCAAACTGCTACCGCACCTACTTACCCCACCGTGCAGCACATACCAGGGGCACACGTTGACACTTCCCACGAGCAACATGTGCCACCGGTATATGCAGCTGGGGCTCCAACCTTTACCGCTCCTGTCACAGTCAGGGTCCCGTTCGAGGTGGATCAGTATGCAGAAATGGAGAGAGATGCCAAGATAGGAGAAGACGAATCAATCATTAGCCAGCTGCACAGTCTAAGGAAAGAAATGAGGAGCATGCGAGTCACTCGGGGAAGTGAGAGTTTGGATTATGATGATCTATGCATACACCCGGATATTGGCATGCCAGTAGGGTACAAACCTCCTAAGTTTGATGTTTTTGATGGGACAGGTGATCCTCATGCACATTTGAGGGCCTACTGCGACAAGTTAGTAGGAGTGGGAAGGAACGAGAAATTGAGGATGAAGTTGTTTATCAGAAGTTTGTCAGGAGAGGCGCTCACTTGGTATACTCGCCAAGATCCTCGCAAGTGGAGCGACTGGCAGGATATGGCTGGGGATTTCATGACTCGCTTCGGATTCAACACTGAGATCACACCAGACAGGTTTTCTTTGAGCAACGTACAAAAGAAATCAACTGAATCATTCCAGGATTACGCAAGACGTTGGAGAATTGAGGCTGCCCGAGTTATGCCCCCATTGGATGAAAGTGAGCTCAGCAAGTATTTCATTCGAGCTCAGGAAGGCATCTACTTTGAAAAGATGATGGGATCGATGGGCCAAAAGTTCGCCGATTTGGTCAAAATGGGAGACTTTTTGGAAGAAGGAATCAAGTCCAGAAAGATTCAATCAATGGCTGCGCTGCAAGCCGCAAGCAAAGCCATACAGTCAGGTTCCATCAGCggaattaagaagaagaaggaggacgTATCTAATATCACACCTTACCACCAGCGAGGAGAGTCATCTCGCCCATACCCCACAAACCCCCAAATCTTTGCTCATGCCCCTTATGTCCCATACCCAGTTTATAATGCCCAACCACATTACAACCCACCACGAGCCCCCACTTACCAAAACCCTCCAAGACCTTACACCCCTATCCAAGCACCCGTCCACCAAAATAGACCACCATATGCCCCAAGACCTCGCCCAACTCCCGAAGTCAGAAATACCCGAACCTACACCCCCATAGCCGAGCCTTTAGCCTAG
- the LOC132045014 gene encoding uncharacterized protein LOC132045014: MDVIGPIEPPALNGHRFILVAIDYFIKWVEALTCKVVTKKVVVDFIRNNIVCRFGIPQSIIIDNAANLNSDLMRETCEKFRIAHRNSTAYRPQMNGAVEAANKNIKKILRKIIDSQRQWHEKLPYALLGYRTTARTSTGATPYMLDEAKGKFAPNWQGPYVVHRVLSGGALILGEMDGKVSTKPINSDLIKKYYI, from the exons atggatgtgATTGGACCTATTGAACCCCCTGCATTAAATGGACATCGCTTCATCTTGGTGGCCATCGATTATTTCATTAAATGGGTCGAAGCTTTAACGTGCAAGGTAGTAACGAAGAAGGTGGTAGTAGATTTTATTCGCAATAATATAGTCTGTCGATTTGGGATTCCACAGTCAATTATCATAGATAATGCAGCCAATCTCAACAGCGATCTTATGAGAGAGACTTGTGAAAAGTTTAGGATTGCTCACCGAAATTCCACAGCTTATCGACCACAGATGAATGGAGCTGTCGAGGCAGCaaataagaacatcaagaagatCTTGAGGAAGATAATAGACAGTCAAAGGCAGTGGCATGAAAAGTTGCCATATGCTTTGCTTGGTTACCGTACCACGGCTAGAACATCCACAGGAGCAACTCCCTACATGCTG GACGAAgctaaagggaaattcgcaccAAATTGGCAAGGTCCATACGTGGTTCATCGAGTGCTTTCAGGAGGGGCATTGATTTTGGGAGAAATGGATGGTAAAGTGAGCACGAAGCCCATCAACTCAGACTTGATCAAGAAGTACTACATCTGA